TGCCTGCAGTGCCTCGAGTACGCCCGTTCGGACGAGGACCCTGCGTGGCCCGCCGTCGCCGCGCAGGTGTGGGGGCGTCCTGCTGCCGCCCTCGGCCCCTGGCGCACGGCGGCGGTCGCGGTCGCCGCGGTGCGGGTCGTGCTCGGACGGCTGCCGAGTACGACCGTCGCCCGCGGTCGTCCCGGGGACGCGGACCGCCGGGACCAGCTCGTCCTCGACCGGTCCGACCTGGCGGTCACACGCCGCTCGGTGCCGCCCCATCCACGCTGTGCGTGTCGAGCGCTGCCAGGAACCGACTCGGCGCCCGGCTGCCCCCGCGCACCGAACCCTGCCGCGACCACGTCACCGTCACCGAGCGACGCGCTCGGGTGAGGCCCACGTAGAACAGGCGTCGTTCCTCGTCGACCTCGGTGTCGGTGGTGGCGTGCGAGATCGGCAGGAGCCCCTCGGCGGCGCCGACGATCACCACGTGCGGCCACTCCAGCCCCTTCGAGGAGTGCAGGGTCGCGAGCGTCACGGCGTCGAGCTCCGGCTCGTGGTGCGTGGCCGCGCGGTCGACGAGGTCCTGGGTGAACTGCTGCATCGTCGTGCCGGCGGGGGCGTCCTCGGCCAGACCCATGATCGCCTGCAGCGCCTCCCACTGCTCGCGCACCGCGCCGGTCCCCTCCGGCGGTGTCGGCGTCCAACCGCTGACCTGCAGCACGAGACCCACACGACGTGTCAGCTCGTCGTCGGTCTGCCGGACGGCCTCGCCCCGCATGTGGTGCACCGCGAGCTTCACCTCGGGTCGGTCGAAGAAGCGGGTGCCGCCCTGGACCCGGTACGGGATGCCCGCACGGCCGAGCGCCGACTCGAGTGCCGCCGACTGCGCGCCGACCCGGAAGAGCACCGCGACGTCACCGAAGGCCGCACCACCGGCGACGACGTCACCGATCGTCCGCGCGACGGTCTGCGCCTCGTCACCGTCGTGGACGCAGGCGACGACGGCCGGCTCCGGCCCGGGGGACGTGCTCTGGGCGACGAGGTCGAGCGCACCCGGCTGCCCGCGCATGAGCGTGTTGGCGGCGTGCACGACCTCGCGTGTCGAGCGGTAGTTCCGCTCGAGCCGCAGGACGGAACCACGCGGGAACTCCGACCCGAACCCGAGCAGGAACCCGCTCGACGCCCCCGCGAACGAGTAGATCGTCTGGCTCGCGTCGCCGACCACGCACACGTCGTCCCGGCCGCCGAGCCAGGCGCGGAGCAGTGCGTGCTGCACGGGCGAGACGTCCTGGTACTCGTCGACCACGAAGAAGCGGTACTGCTGCCGCACGTAGGACGCGACCCGGGGCTCCGACTCGACCATGCCGAGCGTCGCGAGCAGCACGTCCTCGAAGTCGAGCTGCCGACGGTCGTCCTTGAGCTGCTCGTAGGCGCGCATGAGGTCGACCACCCGCCGCGGGGTGGTGTCCCGCGGCATGGTGCGCTCGGCAGCGGCGGCCTCGTACTCGTCGAGCGTGAGCATCTGGACCTTGCGCCACTCGACCTCGGCGGCGAGGTCCCGCAGCACGGGGGTGTCGACGTGCAGTCCGACGGTGTCCGCGGCGTGCGCGATCACCCGCCCCTTCTTGTCGACGAGCCGCGGGGCGTGGCCGCCGACGGTGTCCGGCCAGAAGTAGCTGAGCTGGGCCATCGCCGCCGAGTGGAACGTGCGTGCCTGTACCGTCCCGGCGCCGAGCGCTCGGAGTCGCGACCGGAGCTCGCCGGCGGCCCGGGTGGTGAAGGTCAGGGCGAGGACGTGGTTCGGCGAGTAGGTGCCGGTCGCGACGCCGTACGCGATCCGGTGCGTGATCGCCCGCGTCTTGCCGGTACCGGCACCGGCGAGCACCGCGACGGGGCCGAGCAGCGTCCGGGCGACGGTGCGCTGCTCCGGGTCGAGGGCGGCGAGCAGCTCGTCCGGCGACGGCGACGCCGGACCGACGGCTGGGGCGTTCGGAGCCCGGTCCGCGCCGACTCCGCTCACGGCAGGTCCAGCGGCCCGCCGTACCACTCCTCGATGATGGCGCGGGCGATGGAGGTCCGACCGGGCAGCAGCAGGGTGTCACCGGCGCGCTCGCGGATCTCGTCGCGCGAGAACCACCGCACGTCGAGGATCTCCACGCCGTCCGGACGCGCCGTGGTCGGGTCGCCGTCGACCGCACGGGCGCGGAACCCGAGCATGAGGGACGCGGGGAACGGCCACGGCTGCGACCCGAGGTACTCGGGCTCCTCGACGCGGACGCCGGACTCCTCCCAGACCTCGCGGCGCACGGCGTCCTCGAGGGACTCCCCCGGTTCGACGAAACCCGCGAGCAGCGAGTAGCGGTCGGCGTCCCAGGCGGCGTTCGAGCCGAGCAGGATGCGGTCGTCCGCGTCCGTCACACCCACGATGATCGCCGCGTCGGTCCGCGGGAAGAGTTCGTGCCCCTCCGGGTCGCGGCGGACCCAGCCGCCCGTGGTGACCTCCGACGGGGACCCGGTGCGGGGTGAGAAGCCGTGCACGGCGTGCCAGTTCGCCATCGCGACCGCCTCGACCGCGAGGCCCTGGTCCCGCGCGGACAGCTCGGTGCCGAACATGCGCAGGCTCTCCCAGGCGTCCTCGTCCGGCTCGATCGTCCGTGCGGTGTCCGCGTCGACGAAGGCCGCGACGAACCGGGTGCCGGCCGGGGCATCGGCCGCGTCGGTGATCGCACGCCCGAGGTAGAGGGTCACGGTGTCCGCGGGGACGTCCGCCGCGGACACGAAGCGCAGCGTGCCGTCGGCGTTCCGGAGCATCTCGGCTCCACGCAGCGGCAGGTACCGGGTCGAGGGGTCCTCGCGCAGGACACGGTCGAGGTCGGGCGTGGTGCGGAACTCGGCATCGCGGTCGAGTTCGTTCCGGGACAGCGGCAGTCTGGCGGCGAACTCGACGGTCACGGCGGAGGGCTCCTCAGATCAGCGGCTTCGGCCGGGAGCGCCCGGGTCAGCGTGGCGCGCCCGGATGGCGACGACACGGACCTACCCTGATGGGCATGGCGGGATCCCAGTTCACTCTAGCCGCGTTGGCGACGACGGCCGTGCCCGGGCTCGTCGTCACGGGCACGCGCACGCTCGGCTCGGCGGCGTCCGGGGACTACGAGTCGGCGGTCCTCCGCGACGCCGACGGCACCGCGCTCGCGATCCGCCGACCACGCAACCAGCGCGCCGAGGCGCGGCAGTCCGCCGACCTCGTCGCGATCCGTGCGCTGAGCGCCGGGATCCGCACGCGCCTCCCGTTCGCGGTGGCCGAGTACCGCGGCCAGGCGCCGATCGGGTCGACCCGCGCCATCGTGACCACCTACGTGCCCGGCACGCACCCGACGCTGCGGTCGCTCGCGGACCGGCCCGACCTCGCCACCTCCGTCGGCCGCGCCGTCGCCGCCGTCCACCAGCTCCCCACGAGCTTCGTCACCGACGCCGGCCTGCCGTCGCTCACCCCCTTCGAGGTGCTGCGCTCCGCGGTCTCGGTGATGGACCGTGCGGTCGCCACGAAGCTCGTCCCGGCGGCGCTCAAGGAGCGCTGGGAGGGCGCGGCCCGCGACCAGCAGCTCTGGCAGTTCACGCCGACCGTCGTGCACGGCTCGTTCGGCACCGAGTCGGTGCTCGTCGAGGGCGACGCCGTGTCGGGTGTCCTCGGGTGGGGCGAGCTGCGGCTCGGCGACCCGGCGAAGGACCTCGCGTGGGTGCTCGCCGGTCGCGCGGAGGCGTTCGACACCGTCCTCAGCGCGTACGAGGCGAACGGTGGCGGCCGGGACCGCCAGCTCGCGCAGCGCGCTCGCGTGCACCACGAGCTCGAGACTGCGCAGTGGCTGCTGCACGGCGTGCAGGTCAAGAGCACCGAGGTCGTCGACGACGCGGTCGCGATGATGCATCGGCTGGTCGACGCGGTGCACGCACCGAGCGCGGCACCGCTGCAGTCGGTCTCGCCGGAGACGATGGAGATCGGCGAGGTCGAGCAGCTGCTGTCGTCGACCGAGCGTCGACACGGCTGACGCCACCGGTCGCGACTCCCCGCTCAACTCCGCCGGGCGGTCACGAACCGTCGCCGCGGACGCCCGGAACCGACGGGTCGTGACCACTCGCCACTCTGCACGCGGGGTGTCATGACCGGGGCTGGCGCGGGTGCCCGGCTTCCGCCGGGTGGTCGACGCGACCGCCTGGAGGCCCGGTGCCGGTCTGCGAGACGGGCACCGGGCCTCCAGGCGGTGCTGACAGACGCCGGGGTACCGACCCGTGCGCCGGTTCGGGTCGGCCTGCGCCGAGGGGCGGGGTCAGCCGATCGCGTCCTGCCACGCCCGCTCGAGACCGGCGCGGTCGAGGAGTCCGGTCGGTCGCACCTCGAGGTCGTCGGCCACGAAGTAGAACACCGCATCGACCTCGGCGAGCGGCCGCCCCGTGAACTCCGCGTAGGCGACGCGGTACAGCGCGAGCTGCAACTGCCGCTTCGCGAGGTCGTCGCGTCCGCTCGGCGCCTTGCCGGTCTTCCAGTCGACGACCTCCGCCCGCCCGTCGATCTCGTACACGGCGTCGAGCTTGCAGATCACGCTGTGCCCGAGGAACGGGATGTGGATCTCGCGCTCGACCTCGACCGGCGTCAGCTCAGCCCACCGCGAGCGCGCGAAGGTCTCCTGGAACGCCGCGAGCCGCCGGGCGTCGTCGTCGGTGACGGGTGCCGTCGCCGAGGCGTCCGGTAGGTCGTCCGTGTCGAGATCCGCCTCGCCTTCCCACAGGTCGAGCGTCTCCAGCGAGCCGCCCGCGCGCGCACGCTGCTCGACCCACTGGTGGAACAGCGTGCCGAGCCGGGTCGCGCGGTAGGGCCGCTCCGGCATGGGGCGTCGGAGCCGCTCGGCGACCCGGTCCGGCTCGGACAGGTAGTCCTTGAACCCGGAGGCGGGCACGCGGTGCGGCACCACCACGGCGTGCCGGGCGCTGCGGACCGCGGCCCGCTCGGCGAGCAGCAGGTCGATGTCCGCGGCGAACCGGCCGGCGGCACCGGGGTTCGCGTTCCGGACACGGTCGGCCGCGGCGTGCACCCGCGCCGCCCGCTGGCCGAACGGCACGTGCGGCCACGACTGGGTCGCACCGGACTCGCCCAGCGGGTCGTGTTCGTGGTGCGACTGCTCCGGAACGGCATCGGCCGCGATCACCCCGGCGTCCCGGAGGTCGACGAGGTACCGGCTCGGCGCGGTCGGCTTCACACCGCCGGACCAGAACGAGCCGGACACGAGCAGGTCGTGCTTCGCCCGGGTGAGCGCCACGTAGGTGAGGCGTCGCTCTTCGTCCTCGTTGCGGACCTGCATCTCGGCCTTGAACGCCTCGATCGCGTCGCGGACGTCCTTCTGGGTCTCCCGCCCGCGCCACGCCAACCGGGGCAGCTCGTCGGCGTCACCGCGGAACTCGTACGGCAGCCGGCCGAAGCCGATCCAACCCGAGGAGCCCTCCTGCGGCCGCGCGGGGAGGCCCCCCTCGACCATGCGCGGCACCGCGACGGCGTCCCACTCGAGGCCCTTCGACCCGTGGATCGTCAGGATCTGGACCGTCCCGGCCTCGGGTTCCTCCGACCGCGGTCCCATGTCGTCCCGTCGGGCGGCGGCGTCGATCCAGCCGAGGAACGCACCGAGGTCGGCACGGTCGTCGGTGGTGACGAAGCCGGCGAGCTCGTCGAGGAAGGCGTCGAGGAACGCCTGGCTGCCCTGCTCGTGGGCGGCGACCTCGACGTCGAGCCGCATCTCCTGCACGACGAGGGTCACGAAGTCGACGAGGTCCCCACGAGCACGCTGCCGCAGGGCCTGGAGCTGCTGACCGAGCGCGCGCATGCGTGACCGTCCGGCCGGCGAGATCCGGTCGAGGGCCCCGTGCTCGTCGGGCACGGTCGCCACGAAGTCGAGCGCGTCGACGACCGAGCCGTGCTCCCCCGCGGCGACCGACGCCCGGAACGCCGCGGTCAGGTCGTCGTCGAGCCGCTGCTGGGTGTGGTCGCGTCCGAACAGCCACTTCGCGAGGTCGTGCAGTGCGGCGATGTCCGCGGCGCCGACCCGCCACCGAGCACCCGCGAGCAACCGGATGAGGTCGTTGCCGGCCGCCGGGTCGTGCAGCACCCGGAGACACGCGACGAGGTCCACGATCTCCGGACGCTGCAGCAGCCCGCCGGTGCCGAGCACGTGGAACGGCACCCCGAGCTCGTCGAGCGCCCCGGTGAAGGCCGCGAGGTCCTTCCGGGCCCGGAGCAGCAGCGCCATCGACGCACGGGGATCCCGCCGCCGATGAGCACGGAACCACTGCGCCACCGACGCGGCTTCCTCCGGCAGGGTCTCGGCGAAGACGACCTCGACCGAACCGTCGTCGGCACCGGGTCGCGGGGAGAGCCGCTCGACCGCGACGTCCGAGGCCTCGGACAGCGGCGACACGACGGCGTTCGCGGCCGCGAGGACGTCGACCGGGTTGCGCCAGCTCGTCGACAGCGGGAAGGTCACCGGGGTCGGCTGGTCGTCACCGCCGAAGTCACGCGGGAACCGGCCGAGGTTCGCCGCGCTCGCGCCCCGGAAGCCGTAGATCGACTGGTGCGGGTCACCGACCGCCATCACCGGGTGCCCCCGGAACAGTCGTGCGAGGAACCGGGTCTGGACGACGGACGTGTCCTGGTACTCGTCGAGGAGCACCACGCCGAACCGGCTCCTGAGGTCGTCGACCACGCGGGGCGCCGACTCGGCCGCGGCGAGCGCCAGGGCGATCTGGTCGGAGAACTCGACGAACCCCCGGTCGACCTTCTGCCGACGGAACCGCTCGACGAGGTCGGCGAGGGGCTCCAGACCGCCGACCGCCGCCACGGCCTTCGCGACGTCGGCGTAGGGCTTGCCACGGTTGCCCGGCAGTTCCAGGACCTCCGCGAACTCGATCGCGAACCGCCGCAGCTGCTCGGGTTCGACGAGGTGCTCGGACGCTGCTCCGGCGAGGGCGACGACGGCCGCCGTGACGGTGTCGACGTCGCGGTCCAGGCCGGCGAGCCGGTCGTCCCGGGCGTCGACCACGACCCGGCGGGCGAGCTGCCAGGCGGAGGGCTCGGTGAGGACCTGCGACTCGCCGTCCCGGCCGACCAGGAGTGCGTTCTCGCGGAACACCGAGTTGGCGAAGGCGTTGTAGGTCGACACGGTCGGGGCCTCGAACGCGTCACCAGGGGTGATCAGGCCGACGTCCTCGAGGGCCCGGATGCGGTCGTTGATGCGTACCGAGAGCTCGCCCGCGGCCTTGCGGGTGAAGGTCAGGCCGAGGACCTCGTCGGGGCGGACCAGCCCGTTGGCGAGGAGCCACACGACCCGGGACGCCATGGTCTCGGTCTTGCCGCTGCCGGCCCCGGCGACGACGAGGGCGGGGGCGAGCGGCGACTCGATGACGGCGCGCTGCTGGGCGGTGGGACGGGGACGGCCGAGGGCGTCGGCGATCTCGTCGGCGCTGCGTGCGACAGCGACGGCGACCTGTTCCGTGCTCACCAGGTGACCTCCCCGACCACGTGGATCCGGCACTCGGCGCCGGTCCGGGACTGCTCGCAGTGGTCGTCCACGTTCGCGAGGAACGTCCGACCGGCCATCCCGCGGGCGACCCCGTGCAGGCGCTCCCGGTAGGCCTCACGCGCGTCGGGGTCGAACGCGTGCTGCGTCCGCTCCGAGTACGCGTGGGTGCTCCGGGCGTTCTGCACGAACACCAGCCGGGCGTCCGCCATCGGCGCACCCGCCGGGACGCCCTCGACGGCGCCGTCCTCGACCGCGAGCTGGTACGCGCCGAGCTGCGGGTGCTCCGGCATGTCGTTCTTCTCGCTGGGCATCGACCGACCGGTCTTGAGGTCGACCACGCTGATGCGTCCGTCGGCGTCGACCTCGATGCGGTCGATGCTGCCGCGCATCCGTGCCGGGCCGGTCACGAGGGAGAACGCGGTCTCGGCACCGAGGAGGCGCCGGCCGGCCGCGGCGAAGGTGCGGAGGTAGTCGCTCAGCCCCTCGATCATCCGGCGGGTGCGGGCGCGCTCGCGGTCGGCGATCCACGGGGACTCGAAGGTGAGCTCGCCCCAGCGGGACTCGACGTGCGCCCAGAGGGACTCGACGTCGACGCTCGTGGCGTGCTCCATGGCGTCGTGGACGATCGTGCCGATGCCCATCGCCGGGCTCGGGGCGCCGCCGCCGAACGTCTGCACGAACCAGTGCACCGGGCACTCCTCGAACGTGCCGATGCGCGACGGCGAGACGCTCACGGTCGGCGCGACCACCGGTCCGCCCTCGTACTCCGGCGCCGGCTCGGCGTCGAGGTCGACGAGCGGTGCGTCGGTCGTCGGTTCCGCCGTGCCGTACCAGTCGTCCGGGTCGGCGCCGGGGACCTCGGCCTCGGCCAGACGGGCGAGCGCGGACGCGGCTTCCGGGTCACCAGAGGCCACGACCCGTCGTCGGAGCGAACCGGCGAGACCGCGCAGCGACAGCGGGTGCACGGTCGCGGCGCGGTCCGGCGGCTCCGGGACGAGGCGGACGAACGGCGACGGGGACTCGTCGTCGTTCGCGACCGTGCCGATCACCACCTGGGTCGTCGCCCGGGACACCGCGCGGGCGAAGAGGCGGAGCTCGTCGGCGATCACCGCGGCGCGGTCGTCCACGGCCGAGCGCTCGGTGCCCTCGGCCGCGCGGACCATGCCGTCGGGGTCGAGCAGGCTGCCGCGCACCCGGGTGTTCGGCCACACGCCGTCCTGCAGCCCGAGGACCACCACCACGTCGCACTCGAGGCCGACGGTCGCCGACGGGGTGAGCACGCGCACCCGGCCGGCGGTCCGGTCGGGTCCGATGGAGTCCTCCGGGAGGTCCGCGTCGAGCAGGTCGTCGACGAACACCCGCGCTGGCGCGTCCGGCGTGCGCTCGACGAACCGCTTCGCTGCGGTGAAGAGCCCGACCACGGCGTCGAGGTGCCGGTCGGCCTCCCCCGCGCCCACGCCGCCGGCCTCGGACTGCGACCGCCAGACCTCCGCGAGACCGCTGCGCTCCCAGAGCCCCCAGAGGATCTCCTCGATGCTGGCGTCCGCCTCGGCGTCGGCGCGGGCCTGCACGAGGCTCTTCGCCAGCCGGGTGGCCCGCCGCGCGAACCCGGCGTCGATCGTCGCGAGGCGTTCCGGAGCGCCGAGCGCCTCGACGAGGAGCTCGTCGGCGGTGCGCGTGCCGTCACCCGCCAGTTCCTCGCGGCGGAGGGCGAGCCGCAGCCGCCGCATCGCGAGGGTGTCGAGGCCGCCGAGCGGCCCGGTCGCGAACGCGGTGGCGAGGTCCGCGTCGAGCGGGAGCACCCCGAGGGCGACGGCCGCCGCGTCGAGGAGTGACCGCGCTGCCGAGTCGTCGCGGACCCGCACGGGCGCTGCCCCCGCGGTCGCGGGCACCTCGGCCACGGACAGGGCCCGGACGAGCTCGGGGATCGCGGCGCCGCTGCGGGTCACGACGACCATCCGGTGCCAGGGCACGCCGTCGAGGAGCCGGTGCTCGCGGAGTCGCCGGGCGATCGCGACGACGAGCGCCGCACGGCTCGCGCCCTGCACGTGCACGACCGCGTCGGACCGGGCGTCGGCGACCGTGGCGACCGCGGAGCGCTGCCGACCGGCCGCCGCCGCGCCGATCCGTGCGGTGATGCCGGTGACGAGGGCCCGGACCGGTGCGGCGTGCCGGTGGACCGTCCCGAGGACGACCTGCTCGACGTCGGCGACGCCGAGCCGTGCGCCGAGCCGACCGAGCACGTCCGGCACGGCGCCGCGGAACGCGGACGCCGCGATGTCCGGGTCGCCGAAGGCCACGACCTGCACGCCCGAGCGGGCCAGCGCTCCGAGCAGCGCGATCTCGCCCTCGACGAGCTCCTGCGTGTCGTCGACCACGACGGTCCGGAGTGCGGCGACCGCCGGCGGGACCTGCCCGCGGAGGACGGCGGCGGTGGCGTACGCGACGAGCTCGGCGGCGTCGAGGCTGGTCGCGCGGAAGGCCGAGAGCGCGGCGCGGTACCCGTCGACGAAGTCCCCGACCGCGCGCCACTCCGGGTGGCCGGTCTCGTCGCCGAGTTCGCGCATCTCGTCCGGCTCGATCCCCGCGGCGACGGCGCGCATCATCACGTCGCGCAGTGCCGTGCGGAACCCGACGCGTTCGCGGACCACGGCCGTGATCGGCTCCGGCCAGTCCGGGCCCGTGCCGTCGGACTCGTGCCCGGCGAGGAGGTCGGCGATGATCCGGTCCTGCTCGCCGCCGGTGAGGAGCGTCGGGACCTCCTGCCCCTGTGCGACGGCGGCGTGCGTGACGACCTGGAACGCGAGGGAGTTCACCGTGCGGGCGAGGGCCCCGGGGACCACGCGGTCCACCGCGGTCGCCAGGCGGTCGCGCAGGGCCGTCGCGGCGGTGCGCGCCGAGGTGAGCGCGAGGACCGTGGCGTACCCGTCCGAGGAGATCGCGTCCGCTGCCCGGAGGCGCTGGGCGACGAACCGGGCCAGGGTCGTGGTCTTGCCGGTGCCCGGGGCGCCGATGACCGCGGCGTGCCGGTCCGGGGGCAGCGCGAGCACGGCGTCCTGGGCCGCGTCGGGGGCCAGCGCACGCGCGACGCCCGTGTCGTCGGGGGTGGGCGTGAGGGTGGTCCGGGGCACGCTCGTACGGTACCCACGACGGCCGACACCGCCGACGCCCGACACGGCGCCGTGGACCGTTCCGCGCGGGTGGTGTGCGCCCGCGGCGAACGGCCGGAGCAGCCGGGGACCGCCCCGCTACGCTGTGGTCGTGGACATCAAGATCGGCATCATGAACAGCCCGCGCGAGATCGCGTTCGAGAGCGCGCAGACCGCTGACCAGATCGAGCAGGCGGTGTCGGAGGCCCTCACGGCGAAGGCCACGCACGTCTCCCTGCAGGACGAGAAGGGCCGTCGCTTCATCGTGCCGGTCGCGTCGCTCGCGTACGTCGAGGTCGGCGCGGAAGAGGCTCGTCGCATCGGCTTCGTCGCCTGACGTGGAGCTGCTCTTCGCCGTGCTCGGCGGCCTGCTCGTCGGGGCCGTCGCGCACGTCGTGCTGCCGTGGCGCGCGAGCCGGGGCGTCCTGGTGGGTCCGGTCGTCGGCGGCGTCGCCTCGGCC
This is a stretch of genomic DNA from Curtobacterium sp. 458. It encodes these proteins:
- a CDS encoding ATP-dependent helicase, translated to MSGVGADRAPNAPAVGPASPSPDELLAALDPEQRTVARTLLGPVAVLAGAGTGKTRAITHRIAYGVATGTYSPNHVLALTFTTRAAGELRSRLRALGAGTVQARTFHSAAMAQLSYFWPDTVGGHAPRLVDKKGRVIAHAADTVGLHVDTPVLRDLAAEVEWRKVQMLTLDEYEAAAAERTMPRDTTPRRVVDLMRAYEQLKDDRRQLDFEDVLLATLGMVESEPRVASYVRQQYRFFVVDEYQDVSPVQHALLRAWLGGRDDVCVVGDASQTIYSFAGASSGFLLGFGSEFPRGSVLRLERNYRSTREVVHAANTLMRGQPGALDLVAQSTSPGPEPAVVACVHDGDEAQTVARTIGDVVAGGAAFGDVAVLFRVGAQSAALESALGRAGIPYRVQGGTRFFDRPEVKLAVHHMRGEAVRQTDDELTRRVGLVLQVSGWTPTPPEGTGAVREQWEALQAIMGLAEDAPAGTTMQQFTQDLVDRAATHHEPELDAVTLATLHSSKGLEWPHVVIVGAAEGLLPISHATTDTEVDEERRLFYVGLTRARRSVTVTWSRQGSVRGGSRAPSRFLAALDTHSVDGAAPSGV
- the nudC gene encoding NAD(+) diphosphatase, producing MTVEFAARLPLSRNELDRDAEFRTTPDLDRVLREDPSTRYLPLRGAEMLRNADGTLRFVSAADVPADTVTLYLGRAITDAADAPAGTRFVAAFVDADTARTIEPDEDAWESLRMFGTELSARDQGLAVEAVAMANWHAVHGFSPRTGSPSEVTTGGWVRRDPEGHELFPRTDAAIIVGVTDADDRILLGSNAAWDADRYSLLAGFVEPGESLEDAVRREVWEESGVRVEEPEYLGSQPWPFPASLMLGFRARAVDGDPTTARPDGVEILDVRWFSRDEIRERAGDTLLLPGRTSIARAIIEEWYGGPLDLP
- a CDS encoding phosphotransferase, whose protein sequence is MAGSQFTLAALATTAVPGLVVTGTRTLGSAASGDYESAVLRDADGTALAIRRPRNQRAEARQSADLVAIRALSAGIRTRLPFAVAEYRGQAPIGSTRAIVTTYVPGTHPTLRSLADRPDLATSVGRAVAAVHQLPTSFVTDAGLPSLTPFEVLRSAVSVMDRAVATKLVPAALKERWEGAARDQQLWQFTPTVVHGSFGTESVLVEGDAVSGVLGWGELRLGDPAKDLAWVLAGRAEAFDTVLSAYEANGGGRDRQLAQRARVHHELETAQWLLHGVQVKSTEVVDDAVAMMHRLVDAVHAPSAAPLQSVSPETMEIGEVEQLLSSTERRHG
- a CDS encoding ATP-dependent DNA helicase, translating into MSTEQVAVAVARSADEIADALGRPRPTAQQRAVIESPLAPALVVAGAGSGKTETMASRVVWLLANGLVRPDEVLGLTFTRKAAGELSVRINDRIRALEDVGLITPGDAFEAPTVSTYNAFANSVFRENALLVGRDGESQVLTEPSAWQLARRVVVDARDDRLAGLDRDVDTVTAAVVALAGAASEHLVEPEQLRRFAIEFAEVLELPGNRGKPYADVAKAVAAVGGLEPLADLVERFRRQKVDRGFVEFSDQIALALAAAESAPRVVDDLRSRFGVVLLDEYQDTSVVQTRFLARLFRGHPVMAVGDPHQSIYGFRGASAANLGRFPRDFGGDDQPTPVTFPLSTSWRNPVDVLAAANAVVSPLSEASDVAVERLSPRPGADDGSVEVVFAETLPEEAASVAQWFRAHRRRDPRASMALLLRARKDLAAFTGALDELGVPFHVLGTGGLLQRPEIVDLVACLRVLHDPAAGNDLIRLLAGARWRVGAADIAALHDLAKWLFGRDHTQQRLDDDLTAAFRASVAAGEHGSVVDALDFVATVPDEHGALDRISPAGRSRMRALGQQLQALRQRARGDLVDFVTLVVQEMRLDVEVAAHEQGSQAFLDAFLDELAGFVTTDDRADLGAFLGWIDAAARRDDMGPRSEEPEAGTVQILTIHGSKGLEWDAVAVPRMVEGGLPARPQEGSSGWIGFGRLPYEFRGDADELPRLAWRGRETQKDVRDAIEAFKAEMQVRNEDEERRLTYVALTRAKHDLLVSGSFWSGGVKPTAPSRYLVDLRDAGVIAADAVPEQSHHEHDPLGESGATQSWPHVPFGQRAARVHAAADRVRNANPGAAGRFAADIDLLLAERAAVRSARHAVVVPHRVPASGFKDYLSEPDRVAERLRRPMPERPYRATRLGTLFHQWVEQRARAGGSLETLDLWEGEADLDTDDLPDASATAPVTDDDARRLAAFQETFARSRWAELTPVEVEREIHIPFLGHSVICKLDAVYEIDGRAEVVDWKTGKAPSGRDDLAKRQLQLALYRVAYAEFTGRPLAEVDAVFYFVADDLEVRPTGLLDRAGLERAWQDAIG
- a CDS encoding UrvD/REP family ATP-dependent DNA helicase; translation: MPRTTLTPTPDDTGVARALAPDAAQDAVLALPPDRHAAVIGAPGTGKTTTLARFVAQRLRAADAISSDGYATVLALTSARTAATALRDRLATAVDRVVPGALARTVNSLAFQVVTHAAVAQGQEVPTLLTGGEQDRIIADLLAGHESDGTGPDWPEPITAVVRERVGFRTALRDVMMRAVAAGIEPDEMRELGDETGHPEWRAVGDFVDGYRAALSAFRATSLDAAELVAYATAAVLRGQVPPAVAALRTVVVDDTQELVEGEIALLGALARSGVQVVAFGDPDIAASAFRGAVPDVLGRLGARLGVADVEQVVLGTVHRHAAPVRALVTGITARIGAAAAGRQRSAVATVADARSDAVVHVQGASRAALVVAIARRLREHRLLDGVPWHRMVVVTRSGAAIPELVRALSVAEVPATAGAAPVRVRDDSAARSLLDAAAVALGVLPLDADLATAFATGPLGGLDTLAMRRLRLALRREELAGDGTRTADELLVEALGAPERLATIDAGFARRATRLAKSLVQARADAEADASIEEILWGLWERSGLAEVWRSQSEAGGVGAGEADRHLDAVVGLFTAAKRFVERTPDAPARVFVDDLLDADLPEDSIGPDRTAGRVRVLTPSATVGLECDVVVVLGLQDGVWPNTRVRGSLLDPDGMVRAAEGTERSAVDDRAAVIADELRLFARAVSRATTQVVIGTVANDDESPSPFVRLVPEPPDRAATVHPLSLRGLAGSLRRRVVASGDPEAASALARLAEAEVPGADPDDWYGTAEPTTDAPLVDLDAEPAPEYEGGPVVAPTVSVSPSRIGTFEECPVHWFVQTFGGGAPSPAMGIGTIVHDAMEHATSVDVESLWAHVESRWGELTFESPWIADRERARTRRMIEGLSDYLRTFAAAGRRLLGAETAFSLVTGPARMRGSIDRIEVDADGRISVVDLKTGRSMPSEKNDMPEHPQLGAYQLAVEDGAVEGVPAGAPMADARLVFVQNARSTHAYSERTQHAFDPDAREAYRERLHGVARGMAGRTFLANVDDHCEQSRTGAECRIHVVGEVTW
- a CDS encoding DUF3107 domain-containing protein, whose amino-acid sequence is MDIKIGIMNSPREIAFESAQTADQIEQAVSEALTAKATHVSLQDEKGRRFIVPVASLAYVEVGAEEARRIGFVA